The following proteins are encoded in a genomic region of Pyricularia oryzae 70-15 chromosome 6, whole genome shotgun sequence:
- a CDS encoding CGI121, translating into MSAPAIDPAGGDGPAISPIDTTNSDTPTTTQLPSLLSQIPLEHIPSTHTVHAALFRDVSNAAHLHSQLLARNPAFEYALIDASAVASTAQVLAAVFRALTALLGGGLRTPNVHSETVFCLSPSNNITEAYRRFGISPSTKDVIVIKVLFPAEDAENAAPSPADVWAHLCANVQGTALPFTDESISPLIDWAKVRKYYKLNAAPALAGLKNEDIKRKESEMLILGAMALRGV; encoded by the exons ATGTCCGCTCCTGCCATTGACCCCGCAGGCGGCGATGGACCTGCCATCTCTCCCATCGACACAACAAACTCAGACACACCAACGACCACACAGCTCCCAAGTCTACTCTCGCAAATACCGCTAGAGCACATCCCGAGCACGCACACAGTTCACGCAGCGCTTTTCCGCGATGTCTCCAACGCTGCCCACCTGCACTCACAGCTTCTAGCCCGGAACCCGGCTTTCGAGTACGCGCTCATCGACGCGTCGGCCGTTGCCAGTACCGCACAGGTACTTGCGGCTGTGTTCAGGGCCTTGACGGCGCTTCTTGGGGGTGGGCTGCGCACACCAAACGTGCACTCTGAGACGGTGTTCTGTCTTAGCCCCTCAAACAAT ATCACGGAAGCCTACAGGAGATTTGGTATCTCGCCTTCTACCAAGGACGTCATTGTCATCAAGGTCCTCTTTCCGGCGGAGGACGCAGAAAATGCCGCGCCCTCGCCGGCAGATGTTTGGGCGCACCTGTGTGCCAACGTTCAAGGCACTGCGCTGCCGTTCACAGACGAAAGCATCAGCCCTCTGATAGATTGGGCCAAGGTCCGCAAGTACTACAAACTCAATGCTGCTCCTGCACTAGCTGGCCTCAAGAATGAAGACATTAAGAGGAAGGAGTCTGAAATGTTGATCCTAGGAGCCATGGCTCTGCGAGGAGTCTGA
- a CDS encoding MFS quinate transporter, producing MGKASVKVLQKIVRNDAMHTDPPEIYGWRVYTLAMSACFGAMCFGWDSSVIGGVIVLDAFKADYGLSPDSKDYRSQDLAANIVSTLQAGCFLGAIVASPMTDAFGRRRCLLGVAGIIMIGVIMQGAASGSLGALYAGRFVAGFGVGAASCINPIYVSENAPRAIRGLLTGMYQLFIVTGGMIAFWINYAVNLHHRGKTSYILPLSVQGVPAALLFITMWMCKESPRWLARKDRWEEARAVLSHTRNLPSDHPYLQEEMAEIADQLEQERRLVGDASWLQLNKEIWRQSIHRKRAIISIVLMICQQMTGTNAINTYAPTIFANLGIKGLDGQLLGTGVYGVVKVISCIAFLLFMADSLGRRRSLLWTSIAQGLVMFYIGIYVRIAPPKDGDPVPPAGYFALVCIFLFAAFFQFGWGPACWILASEIPSARFRSINVSYAAATQWLFNFVVARSVPVMLITIGGKTGYGTYLLFGSFAFTMFFFVWFFVPETKGLSLEAMDELFGGSPSGETLKNTQLSENADETTVVPMPPKQYGLA from the exons ATGGGGAAGGCGTCCGTGAAGGTTCTGCAAAAGATCGTCAGG aaTGATGCTATGCACACTGATCCCCCCGAGATTTACGGATGGCGCGTGTATACGCTGGCCATGTCG GCATGCTTCGGTGCCATGTGTTTCGGTTGGGATTCCAGCGTCATCGGCGGTGTCATCGTCCTGGACGCGTTCAAGGCGGACTATGGATTGAGCCCGGACAGCAAGGACTACAGGTCCCAGGATCTCGCGGCCAACATCGTCTCGACGCTGCAAGCCGGTTGCTTCCTCGGCGCCATCGTGGCGTCGCCCATGACCGACGCGTTTGGCCGCAGACGGTGTCTTCTCGGCGTGGCCGGCATCATCATGATCGGCGTCATCATGCAGGGTGCGGCGTCGGGCAGCCTGGGCGCTCTCTACGCCGGCCGGTTCGTGGCCGGGTTCGGGGTGGGAGCGGCATCGTGCATCAACCCCATCTACGTCTCCGAGAACGCGCCCCGCGCCATCCGTGGGCTGCTCACGGGCATGTACCAGCTCTTTATCGTCACCGGAGGCATGATCGCCTTCTGGATCAACTACGCCGTGAACCTGCACCACCGCGGCAAGACCTCGTACATCCTCCCGCTCTCGGTCCAGGGCGTCCCCGCCGCCCTGCTCTTCATCACCATGTGGATGTGCAAGGAGTCCCCCAGGTGGCTGGCCCGCAAGGACCGCTGGGAGGAGGCCAGGGCGGTCTTGTCTCACACCAGAAACCTGCCGAGCGACCACCCGTACCTGCAGGAGGAGATGGCCGAGATTGCCGACCAGCTGGAGCAGGAACGCCGCCTCGTTGGTGACGCCTCGTGGCTCCAGCTCAACAAGGAGATTTGGCGCCAGAGCATCCACCGCAAGCGTGCAATTATCAGCATCGTGCTCATGATCTGCCAACAGATG ACTGGTACCAACGCCATCAACACATACGCCCCCACCATCTTTGCCAACCTCGGAATCAAGGGTCTCGACGGCCAACTGCTGGGAACTGGTGTCTATGGTGTG GTCAAAGTCATCTCCTGTATCGCCTTCCTCCTCTTCATGGCAGACTCCCTCGGCCGCAGACGTTCTCTCCTCTGGACCTCTATCGCCCAGGGTCTTGTCATGTTCTACATTGGTATCTACGTTCGCATCGCACCTCCCAAGGACGGTGACCCTGTGCCTCCGGCTGGTTACTTTGCGCTCGTCTGCATCTTTTTGTTTGCCGC ATTCTTCCAATTCGGCTGGGGCCCCGCCTGCTGGATTCTCGCGTCCGAGATTCCTTCCGCCCGCTTCCGGTCCATCAACGTCTCGTACGCCGCCGCGACGCAGTGGCTGTTCAACTTTGTGGTTGCCCGCTCGGTGCCAGTGATGCTGATCACTATAGG TGGCAAGACGGGCTACGGTACATACCTACTCTTTGGCAGCTTCGCCTTCACCATGTTCTTCTTCGTCTGGTTCTTCGTTCCCGAGACCAAGGGCCTGTCGCTCGAGGCCATGGACGAGCTCTTTGGTGGGTCCCCGTCGGGCGAAACCCTCAAGAATACGCAGCTCAGCGAGAACGCCGACGAGACCACGGTGGTCCCCATGCCCCCAAAGCAATATGGCCTGGCCTAG
- a CDS encoding hexose transporter → MGLFSKVKSPKGNDANLAQAVEEAPQFERVTWWREPGLRSLGWYAFILSIASASTGYDGMLLNSIQNFDSWRDQFGVARNSSIDTYGLLGFLVALYQIGSVVSIPIVPFVLDRWGRKWPIIIGAVITTGGAVLQAFCSTLPQFMGGRFLLGFGNSFSQMASPMLLTEIAHPQHRARLTTVYNCLWNVGAVLVAWTAFGTGTLNNEWSWRIPAFLQSIPSIIQLLGIYWVPESPRFLIANDRDDEALEILAKYHANGDAQNPTVQFEFREIRETIKMEMAANKHSSYMDFFRTPGNRYRLMILISLGLFSQWSGNAIISNYSAILYENAGISDATARLGLSAGNSMLAVVVSITCAMLVDKFGRRPIFLIATGGMLGTLVIWCLSCGLYEEHRTPGSDMALVFFIWLFGVFYAIAWSGLLIGYALEILTYQLRAKGMMILNLVIQLALTFNNLANAPALKHFENHTWKLYLIYTFWVAFEFAFVFWKYVETRGPTLEELSKVIDGPNAAAPILNLEQIEKETHMNLDRPDSTEKTAPRESSANRV, encoded by the exons ATGGGTTTGTTCTCCAAGGTCAAGTCTCCCAAGGGCAATGATGCCAACCTGGCTCAGGCAGTCGAAGAGGCACCGCAGTTTGAGCGGGTGACCTGGTGGAGGGAGCCTGGGCTGCGGTCCCTGGGCTGGTATGCCTTCATCCTGTCCATCGCCTCGGCCAGTACCGGTTACGATGG AATGCTTCTAAACTCGATCCAGAACTTCGACAGCTGGAGAGATCAGTTTGGCGTTGCGCGTAACTCAAGCATAGATACTTATGGTCTTCTTGGATTCCTGGTGGCCCTGTACCAGATTGGAAGTGTGGTGTCGATTCCCATCGT TCCCTTCGTACTCGACCGATGGGGTCGCAAGTGGCCCATCATCATCGGAGCCGTCATCACCACGGGCGGTGCCGTTCTTCAAGCCTTCTGCAGCACACTCCCTCAGTTCATGGGCGGACGTTTCTTGCTCGGGTTCGGAAACTCCTTCTCGCAGATGGCTTCCCCCATGCTCCTGACCGAGATTGCCCACCCCCAGCACCGTGCCAGGTTGACTACGGTCTACAACTGTCTGTGGAACGTTGGTGCCGTTC TTGTTGCTTGGACCGCATTTGGCACcggcaccctgaacaacGAGTGGTCGTGGAGAATTCCTGCATTCCTGCAGTCCATTCCGTCCATCATTCAGCTTCTTGGAATCTACT GGGTCCCCGAATCCCCGCGTTTCCTCATTGCCAACGACAGGGACGACGAGGCTCTCGAAATCCTGGCCAAGTACCACGCCAACGGCGACGCACAGAACCCAACCGTCCAGTTTGAGTTCCGCGAGATCCGCGAGACCATCAAGATGGAGATGGCCGCAAACAAGCACAGCAGCTACATGGACTTTTTCCGCACGCCGGGCAACCGCTACCGTCTCATGATCCTGATCTCGCTCGGTCTCTTCTCGCAGTGGTCCGGAAACGCCATCATCTCCAACTACAGCGCAATTCTTTACGAGAACGCAGGCATCAGCGACGCCACTGCCAGGTTGGGT CTCTCTGCCGGAAATTCGATGCTTGCCGTCGTCGTCTCCATTACGTGCGCTATGCTGGTCGACAAGTTTGGCCGTCGCCCCATCTTCCTCATCGCCACCGGAGGCATGCTCGGCACCCTCGTCATCTGGTGCCTGTCGTGCGGCCTGTACGAGGAGCACCGCACTCCCGGCTCCGACATGGCTCTCGTCTTCTTCATCTGGCTGTTTGGAGTCTTTTACGCCATCGCCTGGTCCGGTCTCCTGATCGGCTACGCGCTCGAGATTCTGACATATCAGCTCCGCGCCAAGGGAATGATGATTCTGAACCTGGTCATCCAGCTCGCCCTCACCTTTAACAACCTGGCCAACGCCCCGGCCCTGAAGCACTTTGAGAACCACACCTGGAAGCTGTACCTCATCTACACT TTCTGGGTCGCTTTCGAGTTCGCCTTCGTCTTCTGGAAGTACGTCGAGACCCGCGGCCCCACCCTCGAGGAGCTCTCCAAGGTCATCGACGGCCccaacgccgccgcccccatCCTGAACCTCGAGCAGATCGAGAAGGAGACCCACATGAACTTGGATCGCCCCGACAGCACCGAGAAGACGGCGCCCAGGGAGTCGTCGGCCAACCGCGTCTAG
- a CDS encoding thioredoxin, whose amino-acid sequence MSCISRSRALFQIRSLASSSHLPLPKLRPSPAIYKSANKTAFNASPSTSQSATTTRGFRSTAAKMTVHNLTNAQDFKDALKSHKFVLVDFFATWCGPCRAIAPKIAEWSDAFPNIHYVKVDVDEVPDVAQEYNVRAMPTFLLFKDGEKVDEVVGANPPKLQALISANHPSS is encoded by the exons ATGTCTTGCATCAGCAGAAGCCGCGCTTTATTTCAAATCCGGTCGCTTGCATCATCGTCGCACTTGCCCCTCCCAAAGCTGCGCCCCTCACCCGCCATCTACAAAAGCGCAAACAAGACCGCGTTCAACGCATCGCCGTCCACGTCGCAATCAGCAACAACCACCAGAGGATTCAGATCGACCGCCGCAAAAATGACTGTCCACAACCTTACCAACGCCCAGGATTTCAAGGACGCCCTCAAGTCCCACAAGTTCGTCCTCGTCGACTTTTTCGCCACATGGTGTGGACCTTGCAGGGCCATCGCCCCCAAGATCGCCGA GTGGTCCGATGCGTTCCCCAACATCCACTACGTCAAGgtcgacgtcgacgaggtCCCTGATGTCGCCCAGGAGTACAACGTCCGCGCCATGCCGACATTCCTGCTCTTCAAGGATGGAGAGAAGGTGGACGAGGTTGTTGGCGCCAACCCACCCAAGCTGCAGGCCCTCATCAGCGCAAACCACCCGTCGTCATAG
- a CDS encoding mitochondrial import inner membrane translocase subunit tim-17, with translation MDHTRDPCPWVILNDFGGAFCMGAIGGTIWHGVKGFRNSPYGERRIGALTAIKMRAPVLGGNFGVWGGLFSTFDCAVKGIRKKEDPYNAIIAGFFTGGSLAIRGGYKAARNNAIGCAILLGVIEGVGIGFQKMMAGSTKLEAMPPPPEAQPIPA, from the exons ATGGATCACACacgcgacccctgcccatgGGTTATTCTCAATGACTTTGGTGGTGCTTTTTGTATGGGG GCCATCGGAGGTACAATCTGGCATGGTGTAAAGGGTTTCCGAAACTCGCCATACGGCGAGCGGAGGATCGGTGCTTTGACCGCCATCAAGATGCGAGCACCGGTCCTGGGTGGTAACTTTGGTGTTTGGGGTGGTCTCTTCAGCACTTTTGACTGTGCGGTCAAGGGTATCCGCAAAAAGGAGGACCCTTACAACGCAATCATTGCTGGTTTTTTCACTGGTGGCTCATTAGCCATCCGAGGAGGTTACAAGGCAGCGAGGAACAACGCTATCGGATGCGCTATCCTCCTGGGTGTTATTGAGGGTGTCGGTATCGGGTTCCAAAAGATGATGGCGGGAAGCACAAAACTTGAG GCTATGCCCCCTCCCCCAGAAGCCCAGCCGATCCCGGCATAA
- a CDS encoding L-asparaginase 1 encodes MEYKQQTGLVTPRLIIHGGAGNITPENLPPERYSAFREALLTIVTKTHAYMTTPSSGTAAEKSQAQILPGALDVAVHAVLQLEDNPLFNAGHGAVFTRDGINELEASVMVSRGHAKRAVGVAGLRRVRHPILLAREMLEHGDDDLSVNDSRGAAPNVPSAQGHTLLFGETAEALARDHYGLEMVEPEYFFTQRRWDEHIRGLQRERESNGRASASWSPKEYVPQGTVGAVALDSNGVICVATSTGGLTNKLTGRIGDTPSPGSGFWAEEWVETGDPTGSQGLQKMLSQPGPAVQLSPSLQGLIADCLPTPLLRMPFPNDQRRSVTTTRSFAGSGTGNGDSFMRVDALRTVAAMARFKPISSSHALSAVAGPGGELQRSAQERWGLKGEGEGGIIGIECAIVTDDRGRVVESRTEIVHDHNCGGMFRAWIDTNGEAHFKVFLNDAGKV; translated from the coding sequence ATGGAATACAAACAACAGACGGGCCTCGTGACCCCGCGTCTCATTATCCATGGCGGCGCGGGAAACATCACGCCCGAGAACCTCCCGCCGGAGCGCTACAGCGCCTTCCGCGAAGCTTTGTTGACAATTGTCACCAAGACCCACGCCTACATGACCACGCCCTCCTCTGGCACAGCGGCGGAAAAATCCCAGGCGCAGATCCTTCCAGGGGCGCTCGACGTAGCAGTGCATGCGGTCCTGCAGCTCGAGGACAACCCGCTGTTCAACgccggccacggcgccgTCTTTACCCGCGATGGTATCAACGAGCTGGAGGCCTCCGTCATGGTGTCCCGTGGCCATGCGAAGCGCGCGGTGGGCGTGGCTGGCCTGCGGCGAGTGCGCCACCCCATCTTGCTTGCCCGTGAAATGCTCGAACATGGAGACGATGACCTCAGCGTGAACGACAGCCGCGGCGCGGCTCCGAACGTGCCATCCGCCCAGGGCCACACTCTCCTCTTTGGCGAGACGGCCGAGGCCCTCGCGCGCGACCATTACGGGCTGGAGATGGTGGAGCCCGAGTACTTCTTCACGCAGCGTCGGTGGGACGAGCACATCCGAGGGCTGCAGCGGGAACGTGAGTCCAACGGCCGCGCCTCTGCGAGCTGGTCCCCCAAGGAGTACGTACCGCAAGGCACTGTCGGCGCCGTAGCGCTGGACTCCAACGGTGTCATATGCGTTGCGACAAGCACAGGTGGGCTCACCAACAAGCTGACTGGGCGCATCGGAGACACCCCATCGCCGGGTTCTGGATTTTGGGCGGAGGAATGGGTTGAAACTGGTGACCCGACTGGTTCGCAGGGCTTGCAGAAAATGCTCTCACAGCCTGGTCCAGCTGTTCAGCTGAGCCCTTCCCTCCAAGGTCTGATAGCTGACTGTCTTCCCACTCCACTGCTACGCATGCCTTTCCCCAACGATCAGCGCCGCTCAGTCACCACAACACGCTCCTTTGCTGGGTCAGGCACCGGAAATGGCGATAGCTTTATGCGCGTTGATGCACTCCGGACAGTCGCCGCCATGGCACGCTTCAAGCCAATATCGTCATCGCACGCTCTGAGCGCTGTTGCAGGCCCTGGGGGAGAGCTTCAGCGTAGTGCACAGGAGAGATGGGGCCTGAAGGGCGAGGGCGAAGGTGGGATCATTGGTATTGAGTGTGCAATCGTCACCGATGACAGGGGTCGCGTTGTAGAGTCAAGAACCGAAATTGTGCACGATCACAACTGTGGCGGCATGTTCCGAGCGTGGATTGATACCAATGGCGAGGCGCACTTCAAAGTTTTTCTGAATGATGCCGGTAAGGTCTGA
- a CDS encoding WD repeat-containing protein — MATTHLIQISPNCREPSPAPHNAFVWRLEGGRRSSSFASQANPLSIDDEMGVVDDYHSSNHVDRNREEHEEATESDCQGCHRIRVDEERRQKLSLADLGAIHGAAFPNGTVDPPHSGIGMPLAANSSATSPPSNGLATTFPAHLQSPERIHQLKHDSSVLALAVNDEFIYAGTHDGEILVWSLGTFQLVQRVQAHKRSVLCLFLSSPTDKDITKPSSSDDASEPQESRPSSLLFSSAGDAIISVWCPRTLKRLYEIYSSHDVGDVFSVAYSSQNDTVYIGAQNTSIQWVRLNDPEARVLHESAQHPDRRYHRFFDSKAVGGTSTPRRNDDRFSMIPKAQSVLEISQGAIHQFAHFGYVYCMLISRGPTVRVGQDEDVLISGGGDGTIKLWRLAHHAKTTDGSVQTGAEEGIEEIMVLGTDEAESVLSLAIDGSFLYSGKLDGVIELWDLDTKQKLRVIKAHDADVMTLQIRWGLLWSAAANGVATKHSTVNDNRDASPGSDLASHKYRCLSRWTAHDGKILASAATSHKGERFFITGANDDNVCVWRVNDCIDGATEQKAVAEDELLRSLRKFVSYKTISSRPEYAEDCRRGATFLCSLFKRLGAEVEMLSSGDSNNLHNPVVFAKFSGYQEPAEKRKRILFYGHYDVVPADAKKGNWTSDPFTLTGTNGYLYGRGVSDNKGPIMAALYAVTDLMQAKQLRSDVVFLIEGEEESGSRSFKEAVRRNRDLIGDVDYILLANSYWLDDETPCLTYGLRGVLHATVCVDSPHPDLHSGVDGSYMMAEPLSDLTCLLSKLKGPGNKVMIPGFYDGVLPLTPHEEKRYDAIASILMKRSPENGPAEALKRSLMARWREPNLTIHRYKVSGPDGSLVSSHASANISLRLVPGQEVDVVAASLRSLLESEFVSLGGSNSLSMRIDNQAEPWLGDPSNEIFRTLENAVVKVWGLDANEEQGAEDGDNSHDGVEASATTKAKTRKPLYIREGGSIPAIRFLEKEFAAPAAHLPCGQASDAAHLDNERLRVLNLLKSREIFGDVFKSL; from the exons ATGGCGACAACACATCTGATACAAATCTCGCCCAATTGCCGAGAACCGTCACCAGCTCCCCACAACGCATTCGTCTGGAGACTTGAAGGCGGTAGACGCAGCTCATCATTTGCATCACAAGCGAATCCTCTCAGCATCGACGACGAAATGGGTGTGGTCGACGACTACCACTCGAGCAACCATGTGGATAGAAACCGCGAGGAGCACGAAGAAGCCACAGAGAGCGACTGTCAGGGATGTCACAGGATCAGGGTTGACGAGGAAAGACGGCAGAAATTGAGTTTGGCAGATCTGGGAGCGATTCACGGAGCTGCATTTCCCAATGGCACGGTCGACCCTCCCCACT CTGGAATCGGGATGCCGCTGGCGGCCAACTCGTCGGCGACGTCACCGCCCTCGAATGGCCTGGCCACAACCTTCCCCGCACACTTGCAGAGTCCAGAACGTATCCACCAGCTGAAGCATGATAGCTCTGTTCTGGCACTTGCTGTCAACGACGAGTTCATATACGCCGGCACTCATGATGGCGAAATATTGGTCTGGTCATTGGGGACGTTCCAGCTAGTTCAACGTGTCCAGGCCCACAAGCGCAGCGTTCTCTGCCTCTTCCTCTCGTCGCCGACCGACAAAGACATAACAAAACCATCATCTTCCGATGACGCCTCCGAACCTCAAGAATCGCGGCCCTCGTCTCtcctcttctcttccgccggcGATGCCATTATCAGCGTGTGGTGTCCGCGCACGCTCAAGCGCTTGTACGAGATATACAGTTCCCACGATGTTGGCGACGTCTTTAGCGTGGCCTATTCCTCCCAGAACGACACCGTCTACATTGGCGCACAGAACACTTCGATCCAGTGGGTTCGGCTGAACGACCCAGAAGCCCGCGTTCTTCATGAGTCTGCTCAGCACCCGGACCGGAGATACCATCGCTTCTTCGATTCCAAGGCAGTCGGGGGCACGAGCACACCACGGCGCAACGATGATCGCTTCTCGATGATCCCCAAGGCGCAGTCCGTCCTTGAGATATCACAGGGTGCAATCCATCAGTTTGCGCATTTTGGTTACGTTTATTGCATGCTCATATCCAGGGGCCCGACCGTACGGGTCGGACAAGATGAGGACGTCCTTATATCTGGAGGTGGCGATGGCACGATAAAGCTTTGGAGACTAGCGCACCACGCTAAGACTACCGACGGCAGTGTACAGACCGGCGCCGAGGAGGGCATAGAAGAGATAATGGTATTGGGCACAGATGAGGCTGAGTCTGTCTTGTCTTTGGCTATTGATGGGTCATTCCTATATAGCGGCAAGCTTGACGGAGTGATAGAGCTATGGGACCTCGACACAAAGCAGAAATTGCGCGTCATCAAGGCACATGACGCAGATGTCATGACATTACAGATCAGATGGGGTCTCTTGTGGAGTGCCGCGGCGAACGGCGTTGCGACA AAACACAGCACCGTCAATGACAACCGTGACGCCAGCCCCGGGTCGGACTTGGCTAGCCACAAATACCGCTGTCTCAGCCGGTGGACTGCTCACGATGGCAAAATTCTCGCGTCGGCAGCCACATCCCACAAGGGCGAGCGGTTTTTCATCACCGGCGCGAATGACGACAACGTATGCGTCTGGCGCGTGAACGACTGCATAGATGGGGCGACTGAACAAAAGGCCGTGGCTGAAGACGAGCTGTTGCGTTCTCTCCGCAAGTTTGTCTCCTACAAGACCATATCTTCACGCCCAGAATATGCAGAAGACTGCCGCCGAGGAGCCACGTTCCTCTGCTCCTTGTTCAAAAGGCTGGGAGCCGAGGTAGAAATGCTATCAAGTGGTGACAGTAACaacctccacaaccccgtcGTTTTTGCAAAGTTTTCTGGATATCAAGAGCCTGCCGAAAAGCGCAAGCGAATCTTGTTCTACGGCCATTACGATGTGGTTCCTGCCGACGCCAAGAAAGGCAACTGGACCTCAGACCCGTTCACACTTACTGGAACCAACGGCTACCTGTACGGGCGTGGTGTCTCAGACAATAAAGGCCCTATCATGGCGGCTTTGTATGCAGTAACAGATTTGATGCAGGCCAAACAACTTCGCTCGGATGTTGTCTTTCTGATCGAAGGCGAGGAGGAGTCTGGTTCACGGAGCTTCAAGGAAGCCGTAAGGCGGAACCGCGATCTCATCGGAGACGTGGATTACATACTATTGGCGAACAGCTATTGGCTGGACGACGAGACGCCTTGCCTGACCTATGGCCTCCGAGGTGTCCTGCACGCGACGGTCTGCGTCGACTCACCACACCCGGACCTTCACTCCGGCGTTGATGGTTCCTACATGATGGCGGAGCCGCTGTCAGACTTGACCTGTCTCCTTAGCAAGCTCAAGGGCCCAGGGAACAAGGTGATGATACCAGGTTTCTACGACGGAGTGTTGCCGCTCACCCCCCACGAGGAGAAGAGATACGATGCAATTGCATCCATCCTGATGAAGCGCAGTCCGGAGAACGGGCCGGCTGAGGCTTTGAAGCGAAGCTTGATGGCTCGGTGGCGCGAGCCCAACCTGACGATCCACAGATACAAAGTGTCGGGTCCGGACGGAAGCCTGGTCAGCAGCCATGCTAGCGCGAACATATCTTTGCGGTTGGTCCCGGGGCAAGAGGTCGAcgtggtggcggcgtcgcTGAGGTCTTTGCTGGAAAGTGAATTCGTCAGCTTGGGCGGTAGCAACTCGCTCAGCATGCGGATTGACAACCAGGCGGAGCCATGGCTGGGCGACCCAAGCAACGAGATCTTCAGGACTCTCGAGAACGCCGTGGTAAAGGTCTGGGGTCTGGACGCGAATGAGGAGCAGGGTGCGGAGGATGGCGACAATAGCCATGACGGGGTGGAGGCTTCGGCAACTACCAAGGCCAAGACGAGGAAGCCCCTGTACATCCGCGAGGGCGGTTCCATTCCCGCCATTCGATTTTTGGAGAAGGAATTTGCCGCGCCGGCGGCACATTTGCCGTGCGGCCAGGCCAGCGATGCCGCGCATCTTGATAACGAGCGACTGAGGGTCCTGAATCTCCTGAAAAGCCGGGAGATATTTGGGGATGTCTTTAAAAGTTTGTGA